Proteins encoded in a region of the Mucispirillum schaedleri ASF457 genome:
- a CDS encoding ketoacyl-ACP synthase III, producing MAKRAYIKHITSYYPNNFEFNNPENRITSKIGVLRRPVALPNECASDLAVEAAKIMFAKYNVNKEDIDALVLCTETPDHIMPATSCIIHGRLGLKTNCMCLDYNHGCTGYIYGLSIAKALIESGQANNVLLLTADTLSKLIHPKDMRTKPLFGDAAAATLVASTYSRTEYLRGFQFGTNGVDFMKIIINYGMMRMKYASKEEAYREIEDQYGNVRTDAAVYMDGKGVVQFTQTVVPPMLNSILEKNMLCLDDIDNFIFHQANKFMLQTIQKACKIPDDGRYFNDCEDTGNTASATIPIAINKMQSLNIPLGRRALLMGFGVGLSWGGCLVDLTLMDPEE from the coding sequence ATGGCGAAACGAGCTTATATTAAGCATATTACATCTTACTACCCAAATAACTTTGAGTTTAATAACCCAGAGAACCGTATTACAAGTAAAATAGGGGTTTTAAGACGCCCTGTTGCACTTCCTAATGAATGTGCGTCAGATTTAGCTGTAGAAGCAGCAAAAATTATGTTTGCAAAATACAATGTGAATAAAGAAGATATTGATGCACTTGTATTATGCACAGAAACACCAGACCATATTATGCCTGCAACATCATGCATTATACACGGCAGGCTTGGTTTAAAAACAAACTGTATGTGTCTTGATTACAACCATGGCTGCACAGGTTATATTTATGGGCTTTCTATTGCAAAAGCATTAATAGAATCAGGTCAGGCTAATAATGTCCTTTTGCTTACAGCTGATACATTAAGCAAACTTATTCACCCAAAGGATATGAGAACGAAACCGCTTTTTGGTGACGCAGCTGCTGCAACATTGGTAGCTTCTACATATTCAAGAACAGAATATCTTCGCGGATTCCAGTTTGGAACAAACGGTGTAGATTTTATGAAAATCATTATAAACTATGGTATGATGCGAATGAAGTATGCTTCAAAGGAAGAAGCATATAGAGAGATAGAAGACCAGTATGGCAATGTCCGCACAGATGCTGCTGTATATATGGACGGTAAAGGTGTTGTGCAGTTTACTCAGACAGTTGTGCCGCCAATGCTTAACTCTATTTTAGAAAAAAATATGCTTTGTCTTGATGATATAGACAACTTTATTTTTCATCAGGCAAATAAATTTATGCTGCAGACTATCCAAAAAGCGTGTAAAATACCAGATGATGGCAGATATTTTAATGACTGCGAAGATACAGGCAACACTGCTTCTGCAACTATACCTATAGCTATTAATAAAATGCAGTCATTAAATATTCCACTTGGCAGAAGAGCATTGTTAATGGGCTTTGGTGTTGGTTTAAGCTGGGGTGGATGTCTTGTAGATTTAACACTTATGGACCCTGAAGAATAA
- a CDS encoding plasmid mobilization protein — protein MNKKDKWFKLRLTPEEKELLKSKVEKVGYITQSDYIRRLITDVEIPCYLDKVKLNDIRRLAGLLGKNTGLLKMYIMELEEPNKKMIDKIINNNEKIKKEIRQILEQIKAKFNI, from the coding sequence ATGAATAAAAAAGATAAGTGGTTTAAACTACGATTAACACCAGAAGAAAAAGAACTTTTAAAAAGCAAGGTTGAAAAAGTTGGGTATATTACACAGTCGGATTATATTCGCCGTTTAATTACAGATGTAGAAATACCCTGTTATTTAGACAAAGTTAAGTTAAATGATATTAGACGGCTTGCTGGTCTGCTGGGTAAAAATACAGGGCTTTTAAAAATGTATATTATGGAACTTGAAGAACCTAATAAAAAAATGATTGATAAAATTATCAATAATAATGAGAAAATCAAAAAGGAAATAAGGCAAATATTGGAACAGATAAAAGCAAAATTTAATATATAA
- a CDS encoding sigma factor-like helix-turn-helix DNA-binding protein, protein MIKKMFETGKADYYILKHIIIYLIHNIDLEKYTNPSAIKKEYNELAELSKDLSKRKAKRFIYKFQNNLLNEESCKALNKIYWEEAYKLIDNYKNIFRLKYFESRAGVNLIDFEDYKQEAVYTVYKTLKKYNIIDINDNTKYDAEFLLSAILYRLKEKMFNNRETVETEENKRTIVKYSTDISNLNLSAYLNNEEQEQEQVEIDFDTNTGINKLFSILNERSIFIIKKYTGYDGQTLTFKEIGEKLGITESITARIYKRAIQQLRQHFPPDKEQELRQLIFKT, encoded by the coding sequence ATGATTAAAAAGATGTTTGAAACTGGTAAAGCTGATTATTATATATTAAAGCATATAATAATCTACTTAATCCATAATATAGATTTAGAGAAATATACAAATCCAAGTGCTATCAAAAAAGAATATAATGAGCTGGCGGAATTATCAAAAGATTTATCTAAAAGAAAGGCTAAACGGTTTATATATAAATTTCAAAATAACTTACTTAATGAAGAAAGCTGTAAGGCATTAAATAAAATCTACTGGGAAGAAGCATATAAATTAATAGATAACTATAAAAATATATTTCGTTTAAAATATTTTGAAAGCAGGGCAGGTGTTAATTTAATAGATTTTGAAGACTACAAGCAGGAAGCAGTTTATACTGTATATAAAACATTAAAAAAATATAATATTATTGATATAAACGATAATACAAAATATGATGCAGAATTTTTATTAAGTGCAATATTATACAGATTAAAAGAGAAAATGTTTAACAACAGGGAAACCGTAGAAACAGAAGAAAATAAACGAACAATAGTGAAATATTCAACAGATATAAGTAATTTAAATTTATCAGCCTATTTAAATAACGAAGAGCAGGAACAAGAGCAGGTAGAAATAGATTTTGATACAAATACAGGCATAAATAAACTTTTTAGTATATTGAATGAAAGAAGTATATTTATAATAAAAAAATATACAGGTTATGACGGTCAGACTTTAACATTTAAAGAAATAGGGGAAAAGTTAGGCATAACAGAAAGTATTACAGCAAGAATATATAAAAGAGCTATCCAGCAATTACGGCAGCACTTCCCGCCCGATAAAGAGCAGGAATTAAGGCAGTTGATTTTTAAGACTTAA
- a CDS encoding tyrosine-type recombinase/integrase — protein sequence MDSLEALQQINILSSAILSNFNSITLKEYIEDYYIPFQKNAKKETNYRHILGQLNIIAGYDFTDKAINAVSENDIINFFNILKSDRNIKQATQNRYRSLLNHIFNTAIKDKVVNYNPVKYTKKFKEISRDRALNSSEIKALLQACSDSRNQELYYIVMIALYTGMRYSNIVNMKKSNIKGNVYQLDGNETKSGKGQLIYLHQDLMNELNKHMQAYNRDNIFITKRVKRSFKTACNKAGIENFRFHDLRRTFATFLLYNNTNIKTIQNILGHSSIMMTERYLANDSKKELDAINKLCFI from the coding sequence ATGGATAGTTTAGAAGCATTACAGCAAATAAATATTTTATCATCTGCAATTTTATCAAATTTTAATTCTATTACATTAAAAGAGTATATAGAAGACTATTATATACCTTTTCAGAAAAACGCCAAAAAAGAAACAAATTACAGGCATATTTTAGGGCAGTTAAATATTATAGCAGGCTATGATTTTACAGATAAGGCAATAAATGCAGTATCTGAAAATGATATAATAAACTTTTTTAATATTTTAAAAAGTGATAGGAATATTAAACAGGCAACACAAAACCGTTACAGGTCATTATTAAATCATATCTTTAATACAGCGATTAAAGATAAAGTAGTTAATTACAACCCAGTAAAATATACTAAAAAATTCAAAGAAATAAGCAGGGACAGGGCTTTAAATAGTAGTGAAATAAAAGCACTATTGCAGGCTTGCAGTGATTCCAGGAATCAAGAATTATACTATATTGTCATGATTGCATTATATACTGGTATGAGATACAGCAATATAGTAAATATGAAGAAATCAAATATTAAAGGTAATGTTTACCAGCTTGACGGTAACGAAACTAAATCAGGCAAAGGGCAGCTTATATATTTACATCAAGATTTAATGAATGAATTAAATAAGCATATGCAGGCTTATAATAGAGATAATATATTTATTACAAAAAGGGTCAAGCGGTCATTTAAAACAGCCTGTAATAAAGCAGGTATAGAAAATTTTAGATTCCACGATTTAAGGAGGACATTTGCAACTTTTTTACTGTATAATAATACTAATATTAAAACTATTCAAAATATACTGGGGCATAGTTCTATTATGATGACAGAGAGATATTTAGCAAATGACAGCAAAAAAGAGCTTGACGCAATTAATAAATTATGCTTTATTTAG